The nucleotide window CAGCTAACTTCATCACCTTATCAGAGAATAGGCTGGAAAATCTGGATAATCTCTACTTCCTTCTCCAGGTACCTCATCTCCAGattctcattttaaatcaaaatcGCTTTTCCTTTTGTAACCAAGACCATGCCCCTTCAGAGAACCTCAGCTTAGAAAAGCTTTTCCTTGCAGAAAATATGTTGCAGCTCGCCTGGGAAGCCGGGTTCTGCTGGGATGTTTTTAAAGGGCTTTCCCATCTCCGAGTCCTATATTTGAATAAAAACTACCTGAATTTCCTTCCACCAGGAGTATTTCGTCATCTGACTGCACTGAGGGGACTCATCCTCAAGGACAACAGGCTGACCGTTCTTTTTCCTGGCGACTTACCTGCTAATTTAGAGGTCCTGGATATATCCAGAAACCAGCTCCTCTCTCCTGATCCTGATTTATTTGCATCGCTGAGTGCCGTGGACATAAGTCATAACAAGTTCATCTGTGAGTGTGAACTTAGCACTTTTATCAATTGGCTCAATCAAACCAACGTCACAATATTTGGCTCTCCGGCAGACATATACTGCATGTACCCGAGCTccgtggctgggacttccctcTACTCTCTTTCCACGGAAGATTGTGATGAAGAGGAAGTTTTAGAGTCCCTAAAGTTTTCCCTTTTCACCTTCTTCACTGTCACTTTGACTCTGTTCCTCGTGGCCATCCTCATCGTTACGAAGTTTCGGGGGTATTGTTTCATCTGTTATAAGAAAATCCAGAGACTGGTGTTCAAGGACCCCATCAAGGGAAGAGAATCAGAGACGTACAAATACGATGCCTATTTGTGCTTCAGTAGTAAAGACTTTGAATGGGTGCAGAATGCTTTGCTCAAACACCTGGATGCCCAGTACAGCGACCGAAACAGATTTAACCTGTGCTTTGAAGAGAGAGATTTTTTGCCCGGGGAAAACCATATCGCCAACATCCAGGATGCCCTGTGGAGCAGCAGAAAGGTTGTCTGTCTCGTGAGCAGACACTTCCTTAGAGACGGGTGGTGCCTTGAAGCCTTCAGTTACGCCCAGAGCAGGTGCTTAGCTGACCTCAGTGGCATCCTCatcatggtggtggtggggccCCTGTCCCAGTACCAGCTGATGAAACATCCCTCCATCCGAGGATTCGTCCAGAAACAGCAGTACTTGAGGTGGCCTGAGGATCTCCAGGATGTTGGCTGGTTTCTCAACAAACTCTCTCAGCTCattctaaataaagaaaagaaaaggaagaaagacaatGACATTCAGTTGCAAAGTGTAACCACCATTTCTTAGTCAAAGGAGCACTTTTCCACTTATCTCAAGCCACAAGCAACTCTTCCCTTTTTATTTCCACTAAGTTACCATTTGGGGTCCTTTAT belongs to Pseudorca crassidens isolate mPseCra1 chromosome 2, mPseCra1.hap1, whole genome shotgun sequence and includes:
- the TLR5 gene encoding toll-like receptor 5 isoform X1 yields the protein MGNLLDLLLRMVLMASPALGISSCFFDGWRAVYRFCNLTQVPQVPNTTKSLLLSFNYIRTVTTASFPFLEQLQLLELGTQFTPLTIDKEAFQNLPNLRILDLGKSQIDFLHPDAFQKLPHLFELRLFYCGLSSAVLKDGYFRNLGSLTRLDLSKNQIQSLYLHRSFRELNSLKSIDLSLNQITTVCEHDLKPLQGKTLSFLSLADNTLYSRVSMDWGKCLNPFRNMVLGTLDVSGNGWAVDITRNFSNAINGSQIFSLVLTYHVMGSGFGFNNIKDPDQHTFVGLAGSSVIRLDLSHGFIFSLNFQLFETLKELKVLNLAYNKINNIADKAFYGLDNLQVLNISHNLLGELYNSNFYGLPKVAYIDLQKNHIGIIQDKTFRFLEKLNTLDLRDNALKTISFLPSIPNIFLSGNKLATLPNIALTANFITLSENRLENLDNLYFLLQVPHLQILILNQNRFSFCNQDHAPSENLSLEKLFLAENMLQLAWEAGFCWDVFKGLSHLRVLYLNKNYLNFLPPGVFRHLTALRGLILKDNRLTVLFPGDLPANLEVLDISRNQLLSPDPDLFASLSAVDISHNKFICECELSTFINWLNQTNVTIFGSPADIYCMYPSSVAGTSLYSLSTEDCDEEEVLESLKFSLFTFFTVTLTLFLVAILIVTKFRGYCFICYKKIQRLVFKDPIKGRESETYKYDAYLCFSSKDFEWVQNALLKHLDAQYSDRNRFNLCFEERDFLPGENHIANIQDALWSSRKVVCLVSRHFLRDGWCLEAFSYAQSRCLADLSGILIMVVVGPLSQYQLMKHPSIRGFVQKQQYLRWPEDLQDVGWFLNKLSQLILNKEKKRKKDNDIQLQSVTTIS